The Roseofilum capinflatum BLCC-M114 genomic sequence AAGAGGCGAATGCGAATATTAAGCAGTTCCGTTGAACCGACAGAAACGGAGATATCACCAGCAATAACGACCCCTTTATCTAGCACTCTTTCGAGGACATCAGCAAGGGTGGAACTTTGGCTTGAGGTTATGGGACGGGAGTTAGCAGGCACGGGAATAGGGGAATGGGGGAATAGGGAATGGGAAATAGGAAAAACTGAGCTTTTCCCTGATCTTGAATCGCCCCTTGAATTACTGGGCAATATATTTGCGCTCTTCATTGAGCCGGATTTTGCCTTGTTCCATTAAATGGCGCAAAATATTCACGGTTTCTACCCGATTTAATCCGACAGCACTTTCGATATCAGAAAGCTTGGCTCCTTCACTTTGGTGTAAGAAGGTGTAAACTTTTTGCGCGGGTTGAGAAGGTTCGGGTGCAGCTAAGGCAGGAGTCGGAGAGGGGAGAGCGCTTTGAGTCTTGAGACTCTGAGGATCAAATAGGGTCTGAATGACCCGGTTTGCTCCTGAAAGGTCTAAGTCGGTACGCGAGAGCAGGATATCTTCGCAGATTTCCTGAAAGGCTTCTTGGTCAAGAGCGATCGCAATTTCATGTTCATGGCAAATTTTAGCGATCATCAGTCCCGATCGCAAACCGATAGTTTTCTGGTTTCCCGTTTTGTGCTGAAACGCCATCACAATATCGACGATAGTTTGCGCCTCTTCTGGAGTAATGCCGATTTTTTCCACTAAAATAGCCGTTTGGGTTTCAGCTTCTGGGTCAGGCATATTCAAGGTTACCAGACGGTCTAATAGCGCATCTTGGGTAGCATGAACTCCACAATATTCTTCTGGGTTGCTGGTAAATATGGCCCGAAATTGGGGATGAACCCGGATATATTCAGTGCGGCTATTATTAGGGGGAAGAACCAGCAATTTTTCTTCTAAGGTCGATAACAGGACATTATTGACCTCTGGGCGGGAGCGGTTAAACTCATCGTAAACCAGGGTAAACCCTTCTTTGGCCGCTAGAGTCAGTCGGGAGTCTACCCAGTTTTTCCGCAGTTCGTCTTCGAGTTTAATCACGCTGTGGATATAGTTATCGACCACTTTTTTACGGGTGTACCCAGATTGGTTGCCGATCAGATCTGAGGTTTTCAGTTCATCGTCCCCAAAAATCAGCATAATGGGACGACTGAGTAAATCTGCTAAGTGTAAGGCGAGGGTCGTTTTTCCCGTTCCGGCGGGGCCGCGCAAATGCACAGAAAACCCAGACTGAAGATAGCGTAGGGCGCGGTTCGTCAGTCGCTCGATGGTGGGCGTATTGACAAAGCCCCTAGAACGGGCGTTGAGTAAGGTGGGCATGGGGAGTTAAGTTAGAGTACAGAGTACAGGCGATCGCGCTGAGTCACCATGCCTTTTTTGATCAAGGATCTCAGAGTATCTACTGCTTGCACGCGGTTAATCCCTAGGGCTTCTTCAATGACCGTTAATCGCGATGAGGGTGACTTGCGTAAGAAATTATAAACCTGTTCTTCTTCCGTCGATAGATCGTTTACATTTTTTTTATCCCCTTTTTCCGTCACCGGTTCCGGGGCTGGAGGTGGACTGGGAGGGGTTGCTGCTGTGGGCGCAGGTTTGGGCGCAGGGGCAGGTTAGGGGGCTGGAGCTGCTTGGGGTTTAGCTTTTGGCCGCTTGGTTTTCAACGCCGGTTTGGGTTTCGCGGCTGGTGTAGCAACCGCCACAGGTGTATCGCCCCACACAGCTTGGTAGAGGCTCTGGCGATAGTCTCGCAAGCTCTGGATAAAACTATCGAGTTCTACTTGCAGAGCTTGGGCACTTTCTTGGTGCTGTTGACGAGTGCTAGAGAGAGTTTTTTTTACCTCTGTTTGGCGAATCTGGATCTCGGCTATCCGCTCTTGGCGCTGTTGCTCTAGCTGTTGACGATAGCTGTCCATTTGCAGATGCAGATCTTCGATAAACTCGGCTAGATCTTCCTGAAGTTCCCCATAGCGCTGTTGACGACTTTGGCGAGCGACGCTCAAAAAGTTTTGGGTTTCCGTTTGCAGGCGCTCCATGGTCTCCTGGAGACTTGTGGCTACCTCATCGCTCATCAGAAACCGTTCTGTGGTTGCAGTTTCTAAAAAATCTTCGATTTCTTCTCGTAATTCTTGGGCGTAGGTTTGCAGATCTGCCTGTTGCTGCTGCCCTCTTAAACGCCGATCCGCTTCAGCTTGGGCTAATTCTGTCCGAAACTGCCGCAGGTGGTCTTGCAGTTGGGCTGTTGCTGCTTGACGTTGGTCATTTAGGTTCTGTATCTGAGTTTGGACTTCCTCCGAACGCTCGCGTGTTTGGGTTTGGCGTTCTTCTCTTTGCGATCGCCACTCATCTTTAAGCGCCATAGTCTTTTCTTCCCCCTTCCCTAGAAGCTTTGTTTCTCAGACCGCAGTCCTGTACCTGGTTTAACACTTCCTCAGAGGAAATAGAAAGGAGTTCCTATTTCCCCCAAGATGGAAATACCTTATCGAAAGCCAGTCTAATCCTGAGACTAAACTGCCGGAACAGCCGCTTGAGCGGTTAATCCAACTGCTTCGGCATATTTAAGGTAAGTTTCAACTGAAGCAATGACCACACGGGCTTCAATGGCCAGCAATTCAATTCCCACTAAGGAGACCCGAACCCAAGCATCAACCACAATTCCTTTATCGAGGATGCGATCGACCACTTCTCCGAGACTCGATGAAGAGTTTACTTTTTCAACAGCCATAATAATTTTCCCCTGTTTTGATTGGGCAATTGGAGGTGCAGAAGAGCCAAGTGTATACCTATCAGGTGAGGATATTTTTGATCGATCGCCAATGTATCGATCTCTCCTTGCCTGACTTTGGCTCATAGTCTTCTATTTTATCGGAAAATGGAGTCATCTTAGTCAAATCTTGCCTACACTTTACTTAAATTCATCTTAATTTGAGGAGGCTCCCATGACTCGTGCCCTCAATCCTCTGGGTACTCCACCCAACGCTTGGCAAGTCAATGCCGATACTGCCGATATTACCCGTCCTCCCATTTCTCCCCAACCCATTACCCTCACCACAGCCACCAAAACCTTGCGGTTAGATTTGGCTAAATCTGCCCTATTGGTGATTGATATGCAAAATGACTTTTGTCATCCCCAGGGTTGGTTAGCCCATATTGGGGTCGATGTTTCGCCCGCGCGATCGCCCATCGATCCCTTAAATCAGCTTTTGCCCCGCTTACGCGCTGCCCAAGTCCCCATTATTTGGCTTAACTGGGGCAACCGTCCAGACTTACTCAATATCAGCGCCGGGTTAAGGCATGTGTATAATCCGACTGGCGAAGGCATTGGATTAGGCGATCGTCTACCGGAAAAAGATGCACAAGTCCTCACCGCAGGCAGTTGGGCTGCCGCCATTGTAGAGGAACTCGTCCCCCAACCGGAAGACATTCACATCGCCAAATATCGCATGAGTGGCTTTTGGGATACTCCCCTCGACAGTATTCTCCGCAACCTCGGCAAAACCACCCTCTTTTTTACCGGAGTCAACGCCGATCAATGCGTTCTCTGTACCTTACAAGATGCCAACTTTCTCGGCTACGACTGTATTTTAGTTCAAGACTGTAGCGCCACCACCTCACCCCCCTATTGTTGGGAGGCCACCCTTTATAATGTCAAACAATGTTTTGGCTTTGTCTGTCACAGTGAAGCAATCATCCAGGGAATTGAACCCGATTAACGTTCAGCTTCTATTATTCTTTACTGAAAGATTATGAATAAGCATCATTGTATGATTCCGGTGGTCAAATCTCCCACCGAATACCAAGCCTATCGCATCAGTCCTCAAGACAGCAATCGGCTGGCGATCGTCTTCGATCCTACCATGTCTGATTTTTCCCTAACCTATTGTATTGAAATTTTCGATCCAGGGGGTAAAACCCCTCCCAACCGCCATCAATTAGCGGTAGAAATGTTTTTCATCTTAAAAGGAGAAGGATTAGCCTATTGTGACGGCAAAGTAGTCAGCATTCAAGCCGGAGATAGTTTAATGGTTCCCCCCACCGGAACCCATATCATTGAAAATACAGGAAAAGGGCGTATGTACGCCCTCTGTATTATGATTCCTAATGAAAATTTTGCCGAACTCATTCGCAGTGGCACGCCTGTAGAATTAGATGCAGAAGACTTTGAAGTTTTGCGCCGTTCCGATCGCGCCAAAGTTCTAGTTAATAGTTGTTAATTGTTAATTGTTAATTGTTAATTGTTACAGCGCTTCAACTTCTTTCAAATTCTGGGCACGCAATTTATGAAACTGAGGATTCAGGGTAGCCGCAGTGCGCCCTGTTAATGTCCATAAAATCGACCGGCTCACGTCCCTGGCAATGCTCAGGGGTGATTCTCCTTCATCTGAAGATGGCACTTCTATGGGGGTAAAAGCAATCCCTTGACTGCCTAAAATAATCGTAGCGATCGCCTTCGATCGGGGCATATGAAAATCGGAAGTAATTAGATAAACATGGTCAATATCTTTGGACTTCAAATCATTGACCAATGTAGAAAAATTAGTTACCGTATCAACCGCCTGATAATCCAAGTGAAACTGTTCTTCCGAAATTCCCGCAGCTTTGAAGGCTTGAGTCGCTTTTTCGCGCCCCACACCCGAAGAAACCCAAATTTCTAGGGGCTGCTCTTGCTGGGCAGCAAATTGAGCCGTAAAGGGTTCTCGTTCATGATTGCCCCCCAACATTAAAATAGCTTCGGGTTGGGGAGCTTTCTCTAAAGCTAAGGTGGTTTTAATTTTAATCCAAGTGCCTAATCCAGTTACATAAACACCCAATAAGAGCAATAAAAGGCTGACAGATTTTTTAACGTTTGCTTTTGTGAAAATAGAGGCCGCTCTCAATTTTCCCCACTCCCAATCTGAAGTCAACGCCTCTAGAGACCAATTGGGGCAAAAAATGTTCCTCAGTGGGATGATTTTCGCCAGCAGTCAGAAGCTGGTTTTCTGCAAGAAACCTGACTTCTCAGACCCTTTCAACCAGACTCTTCTGCATCCTTCTCCATGCTCTTCTCAATCGGTTTCTGCATCTTTTGATTTCTGTTGAATTGGCGCTCCAACCAGTAGAAATCCATAAGATCGACCGGGTTACATCTCTAGCCGTAGTCAAAGGAGATTCGGCATCCTCAGAGGATGGCACTTCTATGGGGGTAAATGCGATGCCTTCAGAAATGCCTAATGACAGCAATACAAGGCTGATGGATTTTTTGAGGTTGGCTTTCGTGAAAATGGGGCGCATGGCTCTTAACTAACCCAACCGATTACCCTAAGTCTACTCCTTAAAGATCCAAACCGTTGAATATGGATTCCGCAACTCTGATGGTGTTTTCGGTTACAGTCTAGGGGGCCATACTCATCAACAATGGAAGATTCAATCTGATAACACCGCTGAATTCAGCTCGTGACGGTGATACCCTACCTTGTATATGAAACCTCGAATTATCGTTTGTGGTCTTGGACGTACTGGATATACTATATATTCCCTGCTTAGACAACAGGGCGCTGTGGTGATTGGCATCTCGACCAAACCGGTTCCTGGCGAAAACACCAATATTATTGTGGGCGACTTGCGTTCAGCCTCTACCCTTCTCAAGGCTGGAATCGTGAAAGCCGACACTTTGGTGATTTCCAGTAATGATGATGGGGAAAATTTGGCGATTTTGGTGCAAGCGAGGATCTTAAATCCCCAGATTCGGGTGATTAATCGCTTATTTAATACTAATTTAGGCGATCGCCTCGATCGCACTTTACCCCAACACACCACCATGAGTGTGTCTTCCCTAGCTGCACCGGTATTCATGTTTGCGGCATTTGGCAATCATGCCATTGGCCAACTGAAACTCTACAACCAAACTTGGCCCATCTATGAAGAATATATCGATGCCAATCATCCTTGGCGAGGAACGAGCCTAACAGCTCTGTGGGAAAATCCTCATCGAATGCTGATCTACTATCTCCCCCACCATGGTAAAACGGATCTCGTCTCTGGGGTGATGCAAAACCGAGAATTACAAATCGGCGATCGCCTCATTTTAGCCACTGAACCGAGTCCCAAACTCTCCTCAACCTCAATTCTGGCTAAAATTCGTAAGTTTATGACCTACCTGCGCCAATTTCAACAACATTTTCAATCCTCAGTTCTGGTTACCCTACTGCTACTTCTAACCATTTTGCTTGCCACGTTCACCTATACCACCATTAACTGGGAAGTTCCGGTTGTTGATGCCCTCTATTTTTCCGTGGGCATGATTACC encodes the following:
- the gvpN gene encoding gas vesicle protein GvpN; translation: MPTLLNARSRGFVNTPTIERLTNRALRYLQSGFSVHLRGPAGTGKTTLALHLADLLSRPIMLIFGDDELKTSDLIGNQSGYTRKKVVDNYIHSVIKLEDELRKNWVDSRLTLAAKEGFTLVYDEFNRSRPEVNNVLLSTLEEKLLVLPPNNSRTEYIRVHPQFRAIFTSNPEEYCGVHATQDALLDRLVTLNMPDPEAETQTAILVEKIGITPEEAQTIVDIVMAFQHKTGNQKTIGLRSGLMIAKICHEHEIAIALDQEAFQEICEDILLSRTDLDLSGANRVIQTLFDPQSLKTQSALPSPTPALAAPEPSQPAQKVYTFLHQSEGAKLSDIESAVGLNRVETVNILRHLMEQGKIRLNEERKYIAQ
- a CDS encoding helix-turn-helix domain-containing protein, with protein sequence MTEKGDKKNVNDLSTEEEQVYNFLRKSPSSRLTVIEEALGINRVQAVDTLRSLIKKGMVTQRDRLYSVL
- the gvpA gene encoding gas vesicle structural protein GvpA; the protein is MAVEKVNSSSSLGEVVDRILDKGIVVDAWVRVSLVGIELLAIEARVVIASVETYLKYAEAVGLTAQAAVPAV
- a CDS encoding cysteine hydrolase family protein, which codes for MTRALNPLGTPPNAWQVNADTADITRPPISPQPITLTTATKTLRLDLAKSALLVIDMQNDFCHPQGWLAHIGVDVSPARSPIDPLNQLLPRLRAAQVPIIWLNWGNRPDLLNISAGLRHVYNPTGEGIGLGDRLPEKDAQVLTAGSWAAAIVEELVPQPEDIHIAKYRMSGFWDTPLDSILRNLGKTTLFFTGVNADQCVLCTLQDANFLGYDCILVQDCSATTSPPYCWEATLYNVKQCFGFVCHSEAIIQGIEPD
- a CDS encoding cupin domain-containing protein, whose product is MNKHHCMIPVVKSPTEYQAYRISPQDSNRLAIVFDPTMSDFSLTYCIEIFDPGGKTPPNRHQLAVEMFFILKGEGLAYCDGKVVSIQAGDSLMVPPTGTHIIENTGKGRMYALCIMIPNENFAELIRSGTPVELDAEDFEVLRRSDRAKVLVNSC
- a CDS encoding YdcF family protein; the protein is MTSDWEWGKLRAASIFTKANVKKSVSLLLLLLGVYVTGLGTWIKIKTTLALEKAPQPEAILMLGGNHEREPFTAQFAAQQEQPLEIWVSSGVGREKATQAFKAAGISEEQFHLDYQAVDTVTNFSTLVNDLKSKDIDHVYLITSDFHMPRSKAIATIILGSQGIAFTPIEVPSSDEGESPLSIARDVSRSILWTLTGRTAATLNPQFHKLRAQNLKEVEAL